The following are encoded in a window of Melioribacteraceae bacterium 4301-Me genomic DNA:
- a CDS encoding MauE/DoxX family redox-associated membrane protein, translated as MKSFPLNNFKLQSGQFSYSNLIYNSFYYLLASVLIFSGIAKIIDVNPLIEVLQQIKLPNDLVIVIATILPITEIGLGIMLLLKIKQRTSIKITVILFLVFFLFSVYGMVMGIEKDCGCFGNAVKSYFGWGMVGRNFLLLITTIFLEKSKKNYLSAEGIILTNK; from the coding sequence ATGAAATCTTTCCCGCTAAATAACTTCAAATTACAAAGCGGTCAATTCTCATATTCAAACCTAATTTACAATTCTTTCTACTATCTGTTAGCCTCAGTGCTAATCTTTTCTGGGATAGCAAAAATAATAGATGTAAACCCATTAATAGAGGTGCTGCAACAAATAAAACTGCCAAATGATTTGGTAATTGTAATAGCAACGATATTGCCAATAACGGAAATAGGATTAGGAATAATGCTGCTGCTAAAGATAAAACAAAGAACATCAATAAAAATAACAGTGATACTTTTTTTAGTTTTCTTTTTGTTTAGTGTTTATGGAATGGTAATGGGTATAGAAAAAGATTGTGGATGTTTTGGGAATGCAGTAAAGAGTTATTTTGGTTGGGGGATGGTTGGGAGGAATTTTCTTTTGTTAATAACTACAATTTTTTTAGAGAAAAGTAAAAAGAATTACCTCAGCGCTGAGGGAATTATATTAACAAATAAATAA